A stretch of the Fusobacterium varium genome encodes the following:
- the cls gene encoding cardiolipin synthase, which yields MNLVITFFKDYIAIINMVFLIIIILIERRKPVYTLFWITILILAPYLGFIAYLFFGLSFQKKRVVNQFYKWKFLHSKKVIKSSERADLVRWKQLISYLEISSKNRLTTLNSMKIFTEGNHFFNSMINDLKRAEKTIYMEYYIFKYDELGKSIVDILIQKAKEGVDIKIIADEAGGTSRRMLRKMRENKIDVEIFFPSHFPFLKIANLRANYRDHRKLCIVDSKLGYIGGFNIGDEYLGKGKLGYWRDTGVRAFGEVALELEREFFFSWGIVKKKHIEYEEKKYQYEREAIQEVIKDRGKYSGYAQVVSSGPNYQFRTMRDTFLKIIMEAKNYIYIQTPYFVPDDTVLEALKIAAMSGVHIKIMIPDRPDHFFIYWVNQYFVGELLDLGVKVYRYNKGFLHSKMIMADSEIVSIGTANFDNRSFYQNFEININIYEKDVAEEFREIFYRDMKVSSKMLRSEYSNRGYYIKFKESICRLLAPIL from the coding sequence ATGAATCTAGTTATTACTTTTTTTAAAGATTATATAGCAATCATAAATATGGTATTTCTTATTATCATTATTTTGATTGAACGAAGAAAGCCAGTATATACACTTTTTTGGATAACAATACTTATACTTGCTCCATATTTAGGTTTTATAGCCTATTTATTTTTCGGACTTAGTTTTCAGAAAAAAAGAGTGGTAAATCAGTTTTATAAATGGAAATTTCTTCACAGTAAAAAAGTTATTAAATCTTCTGAAAGGGCTGATTTAGTAAGATGGAAGCAGTTAATTTCCTATCTTGAAATATCTTCAAAGAATAGATTAACTACTCTTAATTCAATGAAAATATTTACTGAGGGAAATCATTTTTTTAATAGCATGATAAATGATTTGAAAAGGGCAGAAAAAACTATATATATGGAATACTATATATTCAAATATGATGAATTAGGAAAATCTATAGTTGATATTTTGATTCAAAAGGCAAAAGAAGGGGTAGATATCAAAATCATAGCAGATGAAGCTGGTGGTACTAGTCGAAGAATGCTTAGAAAAATGAGAGAAAATAAAATAGATGTGGAAATATTTTTCCCATCCCATTTCCCATTTCTAAAGATAGCTAACTTAAGAGCAAACTATAGAGATCATAGAAAATTGTGTATTGTTGACAGTAAACTGGGATATATTGGGGGATTCAATATTGGAGATGAATATCTTGGCAAAGGTAAATTAGGATATTGGAGAGATACAGGTGTGAGAGCTTTTGGAGAAGTAGCGCTTGAACTGGAAAGAGAGTTCTTTTTTTCATGGGGAATAGTAAAGAAAAAACATATAGAATATGAAGAAAAAAAATACCAATATGAAAGAGAAGCCATACAGGAGGTAATAAAGGACAGAGGAAAATATTCTGGATATGCTCAGGTGGTGAGCAGTGGTCCAAATTATCAATTTAGGACTATGAGAGATACATTTTTAAAAATAATAATGGAAGCAAAAAATTATATCTATATACAGACACCATATTTTGTTCCTGATGATACAGTATTAGAAGCTTTGAAGATAGCAGCTATGTCAGGAGTTCATATAAAAATAATGATACCTGACAGACCAGATCATTTCTTTATATATTGGGTAAATCAATATTTTGTGGGAGAACTTCTGGATTTAGGAGTAAAGGTATATAGGTACAATAAAGGATTCCTTCATAGTAAAATGATTATGGCTGATAGCGAAATAGTTAGTATAGGAACTGCAAATTTTGATAATAGAAGTTTCTATCAGAATTTTGAAATAAACATAAATATATATGAAAAAGATGTAGCTGAGGAATTTAGAGAAATATTTTATAGGGATATGAAAGTCAGTAGTAAGATGCTGAGAAGTGAATATAGCAACAGAGGTTATTATATTAAATTTAAAGAATCAATATGTCGTTTACTTGCTCCTATTTTATAA